From the Plutella xylostella chromosome 5, ilPluXylo3.1, whole genome shotgun sequence genome, the window ATCTGTAGGAAATATTCAATTGCTAATCATTATGTTCCTGCTATTATTGAAACAATCTCTAATTGTAGGCAGGCAACAGAAACTGTTCTCTAACATTGAGTATTGAATAATTTATGGTAATGCATTATGCAAATAATTCTAAAAGAAATTTTGAAGTTACACACATTATTATCTACACCAAACAAGGCATATTGTACTACCGGACTAACGCGACGACATCGATAGTGTGGCCAAGAGAGATTTCGATTTCCACCGGAGCTTTTAGTTGACTTTCTAAAACTGCTTAAGTGACCTTGAGATAAAATGCTATTACAAAACCGCGGTACCAATAGTTGCTACCATTCCCCCCTCTCTAGTGTGCAATGAATGTACCCACAGATCTACGCACGCTTCGACCCACCCCACTACCAGCACACGCGCGAACACACATCCACACAAATCTACGTGCACCCACACACGCTCACCAACGCACACAGTCACAAACACTTGACTGTGTGCAACCAGTATTCATGTAGAAAGGCCTGGTGAAAAATCTTGTCCGGTGTAAACAGCTTCCAGCTGTAAAAGTGAACACTTTTCCACTTCATCTATTGGTAATTATGAAGTAGTGAGGAAGAGCTGATGCTGctttaaagtaataaattgCAACAAGAATCTTACAAACATCATTATAATGAATACAGTGAATCATGAATATTATGACCATAAAAGGAGTAAATGGTTGCTAAACATTTCCTGACAAGATTTTAGTATGGCTAAACAGAACTTTTAAAtagaaatcaaataaatattcagtATTAATCTCTATGTAAGCTTCacacattataaatatgtagattACATTATGCATTTTGCTTATTTATTGATTGAGTTAAATTTGAATTCTTGGTCagttttgaaatcattgcctTCCAAATATGTGAAATCCTTGAACGTGGGAACTAAGTAGGTCATGATCATACAATGCCAATACGTTGGTCCCGTAGTTTAATAGTTATGTATTAGCATAGCGCGGTGGCGATGGAGAGGCGGCTAGTTGCTCAACATCTGTTGACTTTCATCCCGAAGGTCAAGAGCCATCCTATTTCAACATGAACCTTGAGGAGGCTGGTTTACCTCGAACCGCTTATGAAGAATCATTAAACATAGACGGAAGCCAGTCAAAATTATCAAGAAATCTATAATTGAGAGATTTTCTATATTCGGCCACGACTCACCAGACAAAAGAGACCGAAATagaatttatttgaataactTCTACCTTCCTATTGTCTttaattgatattttaattgtaaagACAGTATAAGTATGTGCTGAAAATAGAAATACTTTTGTAAAAGTATTGTGTCTACAAGAGGCCTTCATGgttattcaaatttaaatattggctaaaaatatttcaatactgcTTTATTTTTAGAACTCTTTAAACTAAATTCAAAAGATGAAAGatatgtttaaataattttgcatAAAGTCGACCAAAAATTTTCAGGttaattataacaaaataggaaaaggatatttttaaatcatgAACACttgtacatacttacattaatttaaatatacataacttGTCCTTACAAATTTCTGCTAGTAACACTGAACAATAAGATAAATGAATAATATTCACATCTGAAACacttgctttattttatttggtagAGCCAAGGTCAGCTAATTTCGTAGCGTGAGAATCATAAGTTGACTTAAAACTTAATTCATCGTAATTTACTACTAATAACATCGGGGATATTCAAATGACTGCCGACAATCAAATTTGACCTTTCATTCGACACGTCGCTGTATAAAATGTCATGTAACTGCAACTGTGATCGCAAAATGTCGAACACGAACTCCATTTGTTTCCAAGCGTTGCGAAAATTTTAGAAATACGCCCCCAGCCCTACATTCCCTTGGATTTGACTTCATTGAAGACTGATACAAAATGAGAATTTCTTTACAAAACTAATTGAAATTTGCATACGTCTAAAGTAGATGATAATATTTCATTGTGAGCAAGTTTGGCACAAGGAATCAATCGTCAATCAAAAACAAGGTGAGAGTTTGTAACTCTGTAGCTATTTTAGCATCATCGAAGGTAAAACTCATTTGCGCTTTCAGTCGAAGACTCTCCCAGCCAAGGTCCGATgcagtttataaataaataatccaattaattaagtatttccAAAAATCTCGCTGAATGGAACTATTCTGATATTCTTAAACTGTCTAATCAGGGCAAGAAAATACCATAGTAACTTACCTAAAAAGCTtcattaaattttcaaaaaattaCATGTTACGTCTAAAAGTGCTTTTAGTGATGGTGCTATGTAGGCCAGTGTAATGTGTGTGGTGATACTTAATCAtaacaagtaggtatctactgttatttttacttaagCTACGCAAAAGAAATTATCATCGATAAACACTTCGGTTCCCAGACACATAGTAAACAAGattaggtacaaaaaaaaatacaaaacaatccGGAAATATACGTATTCATACAGTTGCCTGTAGAGATAAGGATTTGGTCGTCCTCGGCCATAGACAGATGAATTGGCGTTGATTCTCATGAATGAAACCGATTGTTGTGTACTGTTGGCATTAGATTATTGTAGTATGTTCAGTTCATAGCTCAATGTGTGCATACAGCTCAACATTTCGTCTGAAGGTCAGTCTGTTCGCACAAAGCAGGGCGGTATCGCCGCACGCCTGGCTATTTCCTGTTTTACAACTATCGACTTACATCACTATCGCTTTCTGTCATGTCATGTGAAGTCATGTCATACTTTGGCGCAACTGTTAGAAGTTTAAAGGGGTCTATTTGGTTGCTACGCCTCATTGTATTTTTGTGTGAAGGTGTCTTGTATTGTATGCAACCATGTAGCCAGCATTATTATCACAAATTACCTACGTTTTAGCTTTTCGTATGTGTCActttgtatttgtttattaacaaAAAGGTGCCTAACATTTCTTATCTATAATTCTTGTTTTAATTTCGATCTTAAAgtatgataatatttttggaTAAAAAACAAGACAAGAAAATCAATCGAACACCAATTTAGATCCTGTCTAGCTTTTACGGGTAACACAAGGCAAGCAAATGCCCTAATTTCAACCGCAAAGCTAATCAAGGGAAATGTTACCTAGactatcaataaattaaaaataatgatttatcGCACATTGATGAAAGAAACAAACAGGCCGTAAATATGTAGTACCTATGCAATAACGACCACGAGTACGCGTAGCGTTTAAGGACGCATCTAAAATAGGATCATGTGTTAGACAGAATGCAATATGAAGCAGATTCTATGCATATGATAGTAGTTGGCACATGCTTCAAGAATGCGCCTGTCACTACCACTTACAAGAAGACATTCCATTATTTATAGTTGCACTTAACCTTCTTTCTACTACTGTAACAGGGCGATTTATTATTAGGATTGAGAATGCTGTGATATAACTTCTCTAACCTCTCTGTAAtcaatgaaacaaataaaatatattttctacttTGATTTGTAAGTTAATTTGTTACCTACTACCTTTTTAGCAAACATGAGAGTTACCCTGTGGATTTCTTTAGTACCATTCCTATATTTagttataaaacatttaagaAATCAATGACaataagaaataaatgtttagTCTATGAATTCATCATAATATCTTAAATTGTTGGGTCTAATGCTTTATTAGGGAAAGCTATACTTTTTTCCCAATGTTACGCTCCAGTAGTCTTCTGCAACGCTTGTTCAATTTCTAACTTACAACACAGTCGTCGTTTCGTCGTTGTTTCGCAAATATTAactatatttcatattatttggtagtccattttatattttgcttAGGCTTTACTTTTACAACATTAGTGCTTTTATTGAATATCTAAATCAAACACCTTTATACACTCCTTATATTTCTTTCATTAATTGTTTAATAGGCATGATATTGGAATCGGATCGTAATGCCATCCATTCTAGGCCAATAGCTATAGGTCtaattaattagttttaattaactGGGCTATGTTTTAATGTCACTACCTTGATCGTATACCTACCTTCATAACGCTTGTCTTACTTTGATTAAACACCTTTCTTATTTTATATGCACAAATTAATCGATGCCATTTCTTTACAAATCTCTCTATTAGGTACTGTTATTACTTTATGTATTTACGTTTACGATATTAAAcactacatattttaatagtcGTACTGTGATTGTGTTTACCTTCACTATACTAAATTGGTTCGCGCAAACTCTGATTCTTAAGAGATTGTAAGTTTCCCTGTATCAGTTTATTGAAAAGTTAGCGAAAGTCACTCATATAATTATGGTCAACCGGGTAACTTTACAGAAGGTCGTGGGAGATTGTGAGGAGGCAAAACACTCAGTAAGATTGGGCTTTAGGGCTAAGTGAAAGGTATATCTGTACTTGAAATATTATACAGTAAACCCTACTTTTAAACAATTCATAAGTTTTGTTCCGATTTTTAGAATCTTTGATGTTGAGTCGTTTacttttataagtttataCAAGTGGCGCCATCTTTACTTATATAGCAGAACTTTGCCCCTTTCCGTTTCATGCAGCTCAGTAAGTTTTATAGATCATCATCAGATGGCGCTATAGTCAATATTACTTAGGTTATTTTAACTACtcaaaatacattataaattcattattattttaaattcactattacctacttacatctAACAATGAAAAGCGAAACCCACATAAATACAacaacaataaacaataatctTTACTAACGATGAGAAAATGGGCCCAAATGTTGgaaggtaatttaaattttgttttatccaAAGTCCATCTGAAGATTTAATTTGAGCAAGTTGGCTCCACGATACGTTAACATTGCAATTTTATGCAGAACATGTAATGCAGAGGCGTCTCGTATGGGTTCACACGGACAATAGCGACGAGCCTGTGCTCCGCTCCAATGCTCGCACAACCCTGAAAACCCCAGACAATTCACCTTTACTCAGACTAAATTGTTTGCACTGCTTttcattttacttttaaaaagatttatctatgtacctactgactTACGTGTACTGCACAGCAGTCATTTTTGTCAGCTCATATAAtcataaagtattttttgaaTGTCCTCAATAGCTATGATACTAAAATCTAtttgcaaataaatacaaaaaatatttataaattaggtaggttcataaaataattattcaagtatcaaaattatgatatatgtaacataatattattaatgtaaattttgtttCTTGTGGTTGTAAAGTATTCTCACAGTATTCAAGgtaatttacaaaatgttgCGTAAATTTTTCGCACGAGAAAAATGGTTtctacaacaaaaaatatttcaaaatcgTGCATGACAAGATTGTGATCATCAAAGTGCTCCATTAGCAAACTGATTCACGAACGACAAACACTTTTATGTCGAACATTGCTCTCTTTTTAATCCTGCAATTAAATGTGACTTTTAGCGAAACAGTAACAATAGTGCAACTGTTCAACAACAATACATCTCATTGTAACTGCTGAGTGTTGCTAAATGGCAACACAATTCTGAAGAAGCGCCTGTTGATGGTCTTTTAAACGATCTTGCGCTTCTATCGCAATTCTTATAGCAAGTGGCTTGATCGTGCCAAGGTCTGTTGTTGCGACAGGCTTTCTAGCACTTGCGATTACTACCATTTAAATTTCGGCCGAATTTGAGTGTCCAGCTTTAGATCAGCAACTGAGatgtattatgtacatataatTCACAGAACTAGACTAATTGACGATCTTATTGATGAAACAGTCTGTTGGATATAACCTTGTTtcattttaatgaaaatttaatttcaactcaATGAACCGGCAACGATATGACGTGTCTTATTCTAGTGCGATTTCACTTCTACAGTCAGAAAAGATAGAAGTGATTATACctatttcacacacacactcacgccttgtactgtATACTCGCCATGTATACTCCCTTGCgaggtaggcagaggtgcattgctgaagagttaatatttagctatttatatttttatacgcAACTAAATAATGTTTCACGATTAGTGACATCAACTTTTTACAAGGCTGGTCATCAGCATCCCACACTAGCTTCCATAAACTAACCAGTCCCATGCTCACACTATAACCCTGACCCAAACGACACGGTTAACCCTGAATTTTTCCACCTACTTATGTTTCGTCCAATGTTTGACCAAGCTATGCCCTGACCCAAACACCACTGTTAACCCTCAATTTTTCCACCCATTTATATTTCGTCCAATGTTTGACCAAGCTCTCCTATTGGTTCCAGTGTTGGAATGATGGGCGAGGGCCTGCTGACACTCACGTATGGCAAGCACCACGCGTGCATACTGAACGAGGTGGGGTCGGCGTGGCGCGGCTCCCGCTACTCGGACCTGGTGCTGGTGTGCGACGACGCGGTCCCGCTCGCCGCGCACCGCATCGTCATGGCCGCCGCTAGTCCCCTCATCAGGTAAGGAttctatatctatctatctatatctatGTATAGCTGTCGTACCACTAGTCCACTACCAATGCAACCATGGCAGCGCCTGTCAACCATCTATCAGATTCATAGAATTTACGTCAGATTAGACCAGAGAGTGACGCGTTAATTTTGATTACGAATTGGAAGCATAGTACTGGGTTTGTCCTCAGATAATTGTGTGGTGTAGGTATCATCTTTCATTACTTCTAATAGTTTTCTTTGTCTTGTATGTAATAAGACTAAACCAATTTTAATGTTGGGTGAATCTTAAGCCCTGAATCCTCTTAAGCGATGAGCACTACTTTCGTCTATCTACAAGGCGTTGTAAAAGTGATATAGATCACCCCTGTGCTCAGACCGCCAttgtaaacaacttttgttctacgtcTTTTgaaattttctaatatttactGAGTCACTGAACTTTATGcagatattaataatatttgcagAATTCTATTCTTTATTAACGATGATTCTTTTTCCAGGAAAATTCTCGATGACACTCCAACCATTGAGAACCCCGTCACCATCCATATGTCAGGCATCAACAGCACACTCATGCGCCACTTGCTCGTCTTCTTATACAGCGGTCAAGCTTATATCGAGGTCTGTATCTTTCTTAAACCAACTTTACATGATTTCTTTAGTTTTATATTAACCATTTCTAATAccaaaattttattgtttccaGTCGGGTGAAATAGATGACATGCAAGAGCTATTCGAACTGTTAGAAATCAAATCAGATGTTTGGAAATCCACTAAGGAAAGACGGCAAGCTGAAGAAAGGAATCGATCATGTGAAAGACTAAAGGCAAAAAACTTGAAAACGGATATCAACAGCAATGAAAGCAGTAAACATGAGGCACCATCCGGATCATCACATTCAGAGAGTGACCGAGTCACGCCCGGAGCAGGATACAGTAAGGACACACATGTAGCTGATGAATCAATGAGTATAAAAAAGGAAAGCATGTCTAATAGTAGTAATGATGAACGGGAAGAGGAAGAACACGATTCGGAAAACAAAGAATGTCGAAGAGTAGctggaagaagaagaagctcTTTAAATCCAGTGAACCTCTCGGTGACTCGCAACTCGGAAAACGCTGGCAGTGAACACGAGGACTCACAAGATGTGGATGTTGAAACAGTGGCAGCAAAGgtgattattttatactaataataaattgatattatttacGAACCTAGCCTATTCTAAGGTAAAAGTTTTCAGTTAATAAggcattaattattttataattaatttttatttgtttattttacagaACATTGGGCGAAGACGGTCTACTTCATCAAGCCAAGACGATCCACCACCTGAAACTGTATACAGGAGACAACTACTCGGTGACCGACTCGGGAGAGTAATTGAAAGAGCTAAAAGAAAATCACATTATTTGGAACCACCAGAATTGGACCTGCGAACATCAGTAAAATTAGAAGATTACCCGCATCTTAAACCACCAGACCAAGATCTAATGTCTCTCGTTCAAACATCACCCGAAAACTATGTTGTCACGCCACACCGGAAGAGAAGACCAGGTTTCCACAATTCACCTTCACAAAATCCGCCATTCGTGTCATTTCCTCCTAGTTACTTGGAGGAGATGGCGCAGCTGCGGTACGCGCAGGGACCTGGAGCGGTGGCGGGAATAGCGGCGCGCGGGCTTGGAGTCTTGCACCCGCTGAGCGCGTCTGCTCCTCCCTACCTGCCGGAGAGAAGTGCGACCCCGCCGGCGTCGGCGCACGAGGACTCGCTCAAGTACCGGCCGCCCAGCGCGGGGTCGTGGGGCCCGTGGCTCTGCCAGCCGCAGATGGGCGCCGAcgagccgccgcccgccgagCACGAGCAGGGCTCCAGCAAGCAGGCGCCCGTGCGGGAGTACCGCTGCGAGTACTGCGGCAAGCAGTTCGGCATGTCGTGGAATCTCAAGACGCATCTCCGAGTGCACACCGGCGAGAAACCCTTCGCTTGTCGACTCTGTGTGGCCATGTTCAAGCAGAAGGCGCATCTGTTGAAACACCTGTGTTCGGTCCATCGCAATGTGATATCGTCTAGTGAGAACGACGGGCGGACCAACACTCCCGGCCGGTTCAACTGCTGCTTCTGCCAGCTGACCTTCGAGGCGCTGCCGGAGCTGATCCGGCATCTCTCGGGGCCGCACAATAGTTTGCTGCTGAGCAAAAATCTTCATGAATG encodes:
- the LOC105385474 gene encoding transcription factor Ken isoform X2, with the protein product MMGEGLLTLTYGKHHACILNEVGSAWRGSRYSDLVLVCDDAVPLAAHRIVMAAASPLIRKILDDTPTIENPVTIHMSGINSTLMRHLLVFLYSGQAYIESGEIDDMQELFELLEIKSDVWKSTKERRQAEERNRSCERLKAKNLKTDINSNESSKHEAPSGSSHSESDRVTPGAGYSKDTHVADESMSIKKESMSNSSNDEREEEEHDSENKECRRVAGRRRSSLNPVNLSVTRNSENAGSEHEDSQDVDVETVAAKNIGRRRSTSSSQDDPPPETVYRRQLLGDRLGRVIERAKRKSHYLEPPELDLRTSVKLEDYPHLKPPDQDLMSLVQTSPENYVVTPHRKRRPGFHNSPSQNPPFVSFPPSYLEEMAQLRYAQGPGAVAGIAARGLGVLHPLSASAPPYLPERSATPPASAHEDSLKYRPPSAGSWGPWLCQPQMGADEPPPAEHEQGSSKQAPVREYRCEYCGKQFGMSWNLKTHLRVHTGEKPFACRLCVAMFKQKAHLLKHLCSVHRNVISSSENDGRTNTPGRFNCCFCQLTFEALPELIRHLSGPHNSLLLSKNLHE
- the LOC105385474 gene encoding transcription factor Ken isoform X1, whose amino-acid sequence is MFDSNVLLNFYNEIATRSLQLASVGMMGEGLLTLTYGKHHACILNEVGSAWRGSRYSDLVLVCDDAVPLAAHRIVMAAASPLIRKILDDTPTIENPVTIHMSGINSTLMRHLLVFLYSGQAYIESGEIDDMQELFELLEIKSDVWKSTKERRQAEERNRSCERLKAKNLKTDINSNESSKHEAPSGSSHSESDRVTPGAGYSKDTHVADESMSIKKESMSNSSNDEREEEEHDSENKECRRVAGRRRSSLNPVNLSVTRNSENAGSEHEDSQDVDVETVAAKNIGRRRSTSSSQDDPPPETVYRRQLLGDRLGRVIERAKRKSHYLEPPELDLRTSVKLEDYPHLKPPDQDLMSLVQTSPENYVVTPHRKRRPGFHNSPSQNPPFVSFPPSYLEEMAQLRYAQGPGAVAGIAARGLGVLHPLSASAPPYLPERSATPPASAHEDSLKYRPPSAGSWGPWLCQPQMGADEPPPAEHEQGSSKQAPVREYRCEYCGKQFGMSWNLKTHLRVHTGEKPFACRLCVAMFKQKAHLLKHLCSVHRNVISSSENDGRTNTPGRFNCCFCQLTFEALPELIRHLSGPHNSLLLSKNLHE